A window from Leuconostoc mesenteroides subsp. mesenteroides encodes these proteins:
- a CDS encoding ribosome maturation factor — MANKTEQTVTDLISPIIEANNDLLWDLTFTKEGGQRVLRILLDKPDHQFITMNDLTLFTQEVNDLLDAVDPDPIPEAYVLDISSPGADRPLKELWHFEWAKEANENILVSLFVAKEGQKKWQGKIADLNKDGLTLTTTNGRLPLTFDEIAKAILDVQF; from the coding sequence ATGGCAAACAAAACCGAACAGACAGTTACTGACTTGATTTCGCCAATCATTGAGGCAAATAATGATTTACTGTGGGATTTAACGTTTACCAAAGAAGGTGGACAGAGAGTTCTACGAATTTTGCTGGATAAACCTGATCATCAGTTTATTACGATGAATGATCTGACACTATTCACGCAAGAAGTTAATGACTTGTTAGATGCTGTAGATCCAGATCCAATTCCCGAAGCCTATGTTTTAGATATTTCATCACCAGGCGCTGATCGGCCATTGAAGGAATTATGGCATTTTGAGTGGGCTAAAGAGGCCAATGAAAATATTTTAGTATCCTTGTTTGTTGCCAAAGAAGGTCAAAAAAAGTGGCAAGGAAAAATTGCTGATTTAAACAAAGACGGCTTGACGCTGACGACAACCAATGGGCGTTTGCCATTAACCTTTGACGAAATAGCTAAAGCAATACTGGATGTCCAGTTTTAA
- the nusA gene encoding transcription termination/antitermination protein NusA, which yields MSKELVEALNALESERGIDRLVVVEALEDALKAAYKKQYNTADNVEATFDDKKGNISIKQVKHVVLDDDFEDEEIEISLSDALTINRAYEAGDEIRFDVTPKDFGRMAAQAAKQVIVQKMREAGRQAIYNKFSDYEDEIITGEVDRQDARFLYVNLPGNQEAVMAPNDQMPNERYHMGDRIKVLVNKVENNAKGPQVFVSRTAADLVKRLFEQEVPEVYDGTVQIMSIAREAGDRSKIAVYTHDADLDPVGAMVGQRGTRVQSVVNELAGENMDIVEWVEDEAQYIANALNPSEVTDVIFDPANDRAVTVIVPDNQLSLAIGKKGQNARLAARLTGFKIDIKSESEAATSLDPTPAATTVDENEE from the coding sequence ATGAGTAAAGAATTAGTGGAAGCACTTAATGCTCTTGAATCAGAACGAGGAATTGATCGTTTAGTTGTTGTCGAAGCACTTGAGGATGCACTGAAAGCTGCATACAAGAAGCAATACAATACTGCTGATAATGTCGAAGCAACATTTGACGATAAAAAGGGCAACATTAGTATTAAACAAGTAAAACACGTTGTTTTAGATGATGATTTTGAAGATGAAGAAATAGAAATTTCATTATCCGATGCATTGACAATTAATCGAGCATATGAAGCGGGAGATGAGATTCGCTTTGATGTTACACCAAAAGACTTTGGTCGTATGGCGGCACAAGCCGCAAAGCAAGTGATTGTACAAAAAATGCGTGAAGCTGGTCGACAAGCAATTTATAATAAGTTTTCTGATTACGAAGATGAAATTATAACGGGTGAAGTGGACCGACAAGATGCACGATTCCTATATGTGAATTTGCCTGGTAATCAAGAAGCCGTAATGGCACCGAACGATCAAATGCCCAATGAGCGTTATCATATGGGAGATCGTATTAAGGTATTGGTTAACAAAGTCGAAAACAATGCTAAAGGACCGCAAGTTTTTGTATCGCGGACAGCGGCTGATTTGGTTAAGCGATTGTTTGAACAAGAGGTGCCTGAAGTTTATGATGGTACCGTTCAAATTATGTCAATTGCGCGTGAAGCTGGTGACCGTTCAAAAATTGCCGTCTATACGCATGATGCTGACTTAGATCCAGTTGGAGCCATGGTTGGTCAACGTGGCACACGCGTACAAAGCGTTGTTAACGAACTAGCTGGTGAAAATATGGATATTGTGGAGTGGGTTGAAGACGAAGCACAATACATTGCGAACGCTTTGAATCCATCAGAAGTAACCGATGTCATTTTTGATCCAGCTAACGACCGTGCGGTAACGGTTATTGTTCCAGATAATCAACTGTCTCTAGCAATCGGTAAAAAAGGTCAAAATGCTCGTTTAGCAGCACGTTTAACCGGATTCAAGATTGACATTAAATCTGAAAGTGAAGCAGCAACTAGCTTAGATCCAACACCAGCTGCTACAACTGTTGACGAAAACGAAGAATAA
- a CDS encoding DUF448 domain-containing protein: MKPRKIPMRKDIVTGEMFPKKELVRVVRSKEGDVTLDPTGKANGRGAYVSLDVKNAKMAKEKRIFDSAFGVKVADEFYDELIAYVDHQQARRELFGDK; this comes from the coding sequence ATGAAACCTCGTAAAATACCAATGAGAAAAGACATTGTAACGGGTGAAATGTTTCCTAAAAAAGAACTCGTTCGAGTTGTACGTAGTAAAGAAGGTGACGTGACTTTAGATCCAACTGGTAAAGCCAATGGTCGCGGCGCTTATGTTAGCCTAGATGTGAAAAATGCAAAAATGGCTAAGGAAAAGCGTATCTTTGATAGCGCATTTGGTGTGAAAGTCGCAGATGAATTCTACGATGAACTCATTGCTTACGTTGACCATCAACAAGCACGTCGGGAGTTGTTTGGTGATAAATAA
- the rpmG gene encoding 50S ribosomal protein L33 has protein sequence MRIHVVLGNDETGERIYLTSKNRRNTPDRLELKKYSPKLRKVVTFKEIK, from the coding sequence ATGCGTATCCACGTCGTTCTAGGAAATGATGAAACTGGTGAGCGTATCTACTTGACGTCTAAAAACCGTCGTAATACGCCTGACCGCCTTGAGTTAAAGAAGTACTCACCAAAACTTCGCAAAGTAGTAACATTTAAGGAGATTAAGTAA
- a CDS encoding manganese-dependent inorganic pyrophosphatase, whose translation MAKTLVFGHKNPDTDTIASAIAASYLLNQQGQDTEAVAQGEPNAETQFALDYFKVKPLRVISEADTETVVLVDHNEAAQSIDNLADVTVENIYDHHKFSFTNSTPLYITAKPWGSVATILYYEFKQANIVIPAEIAGLLASAIISDTLLLKSPTTTSYDQPALEELAKIAGLEDYVAYGLDLLKAGTDLSSRTDKELIDGDAKSFEMGGHQFRIGQVNTVDIDEVLSRQAGIEAAIAEEGYEDFLFVITDILNSNSKGLYIGDAAQSIEAAFDQKLDNNVIDLPGVVSRKKQVVPPLENQF comes from the coding sequence ATGGCTAAGACTTTAGTTTTTGGGCACAAGAACCCAGATACAGATACAATCGCATCAGCAATCGCTGCAAGTTATTTATTGAACCAACAAGGGCAGGATACAGAAGCAGTCGCACAAGGTGAACCCAACGCTGAAACGCAATTCGCGTTAGATTATTTTAAAGTTAAGCCACTTCGTGTGATTTCTGAGGCTGATACAGAGACAGTTGTTTTAGTTGACCATAATGAAGCTGCACAGTCAATTGATAATTTAGCTGACGTTACCGTGGAAAACATTTACGATCATCACAAGTTTTCGTTCACAAATTCTACACCCCTGTATATCACTGCTAAGCCATGGGGCTCTGTAGCAACTATTTTGTACTATGAGTTCAAACAAGCAAATATTGTTATCCCTGCAGAAATTGCCGGTCTATTAGCTTCAGCAATTATATCTGACACGTTATTACTCAAGAGTCCAACCACAACATCATACGACCAACCTGCTTTGGAAGAATTAGCTAAGATTGCCGGTCTTGAAGATTATGTTGCCTATGGTTTAGATTTATTGAAAGCTGGAACAGATTTATCGTCACGCACTGACAAAGAATTAATTGATGGTGATGCCAAATCATTTGAAATGGGTGGGCACCAGTTCCGAATTGGTCAAGTCAATACTGTTGATATTGATGAAGTATTATCTCGTCAGGCAGGAATTGAAGCAGCAATTGCAGAGGAAGGTTATGAAGACTTTTTGTTTGTGATTACTGATATCTTGAATTCAAACTCTAAAGGCTTGTACATTGGGGATGCTGCTCAATCAATCGAAGCAGCGTTTGATCAAAAGCTTGACAATAATGTAATTGATCTACCTGGTGTTGTTTCTAGAAAAAAGCAAGTAGTTCCACCATTGGAAAACCAATTCTAA
- a CDS encoding 50S ribosomal protein L7ae — protein sequence MINKDDQILNLVGLAMRAGKLVLGTEPTLSAIRGQKVFLVFFPSDGGKSQAKKFTDKSNFYNIKLVQDYTKKQLTDAIGVNRGVFAIADQGFSRKIKQLISEKERN from the coding sequence GTGATAAATAAAGATGACCAAATATTGAATTTAGTTGGTTTAGCAATGCGTGCTGGTAAACTGGTACTTGGAACAGAACCTACGCTATCAGCTATTCGTGGACAAAAGGTTTTTCTAGTTTTCTTTCCTAGTGATGGTGGCAAAAGCCAAGCAAAAAAATTCACCGACAAATCAAACTTCTATAATATCAAACTAGTACAAGACTATACTAAAAAGCAATTAACAGATGCTATTGGTGTTAACCGAGGCGTTTTCGCCATTGCTGATCAAGGTTTTAGTCGCAAAATCAAACAATTAATTTCAGAAAAGGAGCGGAACTAA
- the rpsN gene encoding 30S ribosomal protein S14, translated as MAKKSKIAKAQKREALVAKYADKRAALKAAGDYIGLAALPKDSSPVRVHNRDWIDGRPHAYMREFGMSRLNFRQLAHKGQIPGVRKASW; from the coding sequence ATGGCAAAGAAGTCAAAAATTGCTAAGGCACAAAAGCGTGAAGCTTTGGTTGCAAAGTATGCTGACAAGCGTGCAGCATTGAAGGCTGCAGGTGATTATATTGGATTGGCAGCTTTGCCAAAGGACTCATCTCCAGTACGTGTTCATAACCGTGATTGGATTGATGGTCGTCCACACGCTTACATGCGTGAATTTGGAATGTCACGTTTGAACTTCCGTCAATTAGCACACAAGGGTCAAATTCCTGGTGTTCGTAAGGCTTCTTGGTAA